TATAAGCAATTCATTAAAATAAAGGTCTGAATATGGCTCGACGATATCCGGAGGCAATCTCTCGGCTCCTCGCGGATTTGTTGCTACATATATCTGCATTTCAAAGAATAGCAATGTGCATAATCACAAGTCTCTACAATATTATTTAAATCAGAAATAAGTTGAAAGTTTAAACGTACACTAGTGTTATTAGTTGTTCTGAATACTTGGCCTGACATTGCAAATTCGGATTCCATTATGTAGCACGTCGACGAGCCTGAATAAATTTTAGTAATCTGAAAGCTTAACCAAGTGAGATATATACGGGATTGAAAAAAGAAAGTATCTTTGTTCACTTTAACAGCACAGTATTGTTTTGTTTGATCTACCTTATTTGTCGGGAGTGTTTGTATTGATGAACCAATGAAATATCCGGTACTCATACTACATAGAGCTACAAACAACATCCATGGTTCCATCAATGTCCTGAGAAAACATAAGTTTTGGTAAGTAGGAGTATATCACAGCAGCACATGTAAAAGATTGAAATTTTAGGTGTGTCATAAACTGGGAAAATGAGGTTAATGGGGGGAGGGGTTAATGATGTTGAAAGTGAAGCAGATGTTGATTTACTATGTAGAGTTTAAAGAAAAGGGTTTATGATTCAGTTTCTAAGCATGAGGAATGAAATGCAGGAATGGAATCACTTCGCTTCCTTAGTTCCTTGTGCATGCATACGATCAGCTTGCCAAGATAATTATTGATATCGATTGATCTGACTAAACTAGCACGTACTATAGACCTTGTTAGTTATCACATAGTGAATTGGAGCATCATGATAAAAACAACTAAATATACACATGTACATTGACACACTTACTTGTTAATCTTCAGAGCATCTCTGGAAAATTTAACGCAAAAGGTAGATACCCAAAGCATGTTTGCTTTGGATGATTACACATTGGTAATCACACAtttcatttataccaaacaagcatgctttaattttgaaataataaaatagtAGATATAAGAGGGTTTTGACAAGTCCATATAATTTTCCTCAACTCCCTAGCCCCTACTATTATAAAGGCAGCATTTTGTAAGTTGTTCTGGTCACTGTTCACAAGTCTTTCCTCtacatttttgtgtatttatgtattatattaatcaaaataataattaaaaaaaaaacaagcttagaaaaaataaaaatacaaattgAATGTATTAAAAAACATATAACGTTTTTCCAGAAAAGGACGATTAAATTTCATTCCATGCTATGAGTAACAAAACTACATTACAAATTTACATTTCTGAAAAGTTATTAACCTCGCCAAAAGTAGCAAATAAAATGTTCCAACCTTTTTAATATGTAGTAGTAACTAGCATGTAATATGTTACTTCAAACTTAACTGGaatatactgaaccataaagtAGCCAAGTCTTTTATTGGGAATTTTTGAGAAATGCCCGagtctaaaaatatttttgtaaaaatattagtattttttttaaaaattaataaaaacacTATATTTCAGTATATTGTTTTTTGCAAAATACGATTTTTTACGACTATGTACAACTTTTACAAGTTCCTCTCCAAGCTCAAGTACAATGCAAAAAACTCGATTATGCAACCTCAAATACGACTAAAAAACTCGATTGAACTAATTGAACATGTATGATTTTGATTGTATCGTATTTTTCAcaaatattattaatcacaaataaaatataaaaaaagatAATATTTTTGATAATATATGTTTTAAGTTGTATATTTTACGAGAACACTGCATGTTATCAGGTAAATATTCAATGAAAATGAAAAAAGAAGAGATAAGTACGTTTGGAGAAATGAGGATATGATTACCAAAATGGTGGGTGGAGCATCTTCACCGTCATGCATGATCTCTTCATCTCAATCTTCATTTAGATTTTAGACAAGTACGTTACGTGTGCTGCTGTATTTTACACGCTAGCTAATAAAAACTCCTTAAACCCCCACCAAGAAATGTAATAGGATTCTGTTGGATATGTGTCTATTGATCATCATCACAGCCACACAGATCTTCACTCTTCAGTTTTGAGACTGACTTCAATATATTTCACCAAGtcttaattatatatttataattattaattaatttccaAAGTATAACTCCCAACCCTCACTTATGGAGTCTTCAATAGGACCTACTCCGAATTTGTGCATATAAATAAATATACTGCTTTTCACTAATTTCAGCTATAAAATGGCTTCACATAACATTTATGAAATATTACATCTATATCTATATTATAAAAGGTTAAACATGACTGATTTTGATAGATCGATGATTtgtaatataatattatattatatatattttgataaaataatttcaTCCGGTGGGGTTTTAACTTTGGGGGtgtttagttaataattaatgtGTCGGTTAACGGTAATCGGAACTTTAAACCCAAGTGATAATGTCTGAATTACCAATTTCGTTTAGTGGTGAGGAAAGGGAACTCTTGGTGGGTAAATCAAATCCACCGTATCTCTTGGATTTTCATTTCATTCTCTTTAACCCCCATTTCCATACCCTCTATTATCATTCTCGTGCATCCATAACACCTCCTTTGTGTTAACAATAAACTGTTACTTTCAACATGATTTAACCCTATAAAATAATGGAGATGTCCGTTTTGTAAAACAATGCTTTGCTTCCCATTCAAACAAGTAATGCATTTACCCTCCCTACTTAAAACCTGGTTTGGAAACCATGCAATCATTATTAACCTACAAAAACATCACCAAACTCTGTGTTTCTCCTCCTATACAAGGAAATATATGTAGGCAAAATTTATATCACCAAAAATAGAGTATGTAATGTAGCCACATTTCTGCATACTCTCCTGAGTCACCTCCCCATTCAAGATGTCATCTCTTCACAACGCATTCTCACATGAGGCTCTCCTACCTCTATCCCACTCCCCAGCAGGGCTCATGGCAGTGTCGATAGAGAGCTTTCCGCTGAAGCCCTCGAGTGCTTCTTTTAACAATGCAGGACTGAAGTGCTTGTGATGACTTGGGTACATCCTTCCACTTCGGTTGTTCGTATCGTGTCCAGGAGTTGACATGTGACTTGAGTCCATGATGGTGTCTCCCTCAAGTACCCGGATCACCTTTAGTAAATAATGTTTAGAAAACAAGATTTTTACGATTTTAACAACTGAACAATCAAAACTTTTGGATGGAAGAGATTTTTAATCCTCATTTTTAGCCCTCCTAAAGATTCAACACCAagtgataaaaaaaattattgcagTTCTACATCTAAAGGTTGTGATACCTGAGACATGCGTGGTCGTGACTGCGGATCGCGGCTGATGCACAAGGACGCAGCTTGCAACATGCAATAGACCTCGTCCTCTAAATATTTGTCCATTAATTTTGGGTCAACCAACTCATCAATCGCGTTTTCCTCCAGAAGTGGCCGCGCCTTTTTAGTTTTAacataaaagaaaatgattataAATCTAGATGCGCAAGTGTACAAATAATGAACGTATTTACTGTGCAGCATGAGTTGTATTACACGTATTAAATGGAAACAAGAGCTGAAATTTGCCACCAGTCACCATGAACAAGATGACAAGAATTCAACAAATAAACTGAACACAAATAAAGATGCATACACACCCACTCTGTGAGGCACTGCTGACCCCTTGGTCGATCAAGATCTACTGCTTTTCTTCCAGTTACAAGCTCAACTAGAACCACCCCGAATGAATAGACATCGGCCTTTTCTGTGATCTGTCCACTTTCAGCATATTCTGGAGCCAAATATCTAGTTGCAGCAAAATATACTATTTCATTATAACATCAAGATAGCAAGTCGAATGTTCCAAATCACAAACATACCCAAATGTACCAATAACTCTAGTATCAACTCCAGTGTCCCCGTCAGGCTGCCACCTTGCTAGGCCAAAATCTCCAACCTTGAAAAGCATTATGgaaataattttctaattttatGTCGATAATTCAAACTAAATACAAAAATATTGCAGGAGCAACACATCCCAACCGTTGATCAAGTAAAAAAGTACGATGTTCCGTACCAGTGGTTCAAAATCATGGGTGATGAGTATGTTGTTGGGCCGCATGTCACGGTGTACAATGCATCCAACTCTGCATTCTTCATGTAGATATCGCAATCCTCGGGCAGCTCCCAAGGCAATCTTCTGTCGTGCCGGCCACTCCAATATATCTCGATGACGTCCTATATGTACCGTTTTTTAGTACTCTTATGGCTTAACAATAAAAGGAATAGTGCTGAAATTTTGAGTCTGTTTGGAAgtttaacacacacacacacacattccAGCAAGGAGTGTGTTTAATTGGGGGGAAGTGCCAGAAAAAAGGTTATGAAGTGCTACATTCATAATGTTAAGTAGAGAAAAATTCTTATGAATCTTCGGACAATACCCCATAGCATTTTACTTTATATGATGACACTGATTAATTACTGTCTTAGTTCTGATACAAAGGGAAGAAATTACCATAGAGATGTGAATCCAATGACCCGTGGCAAATGTATTCGTAAACTAGTAGCCTGCGACCATCCTCAATGCAAAATCCAATCAACATTACAACGTTTCGGTGTTGGGCACAGCTGAGAACTTCCACTTCGGAGCAAAATTCTCGATCGCCTTGAGAACTCGCCAATTTGTGTTGCTTGACAGCAACAGCCTGACCATCAGGGAGGACTCCTCTGTGAACAGATCCATAGCCTCCTTCAGCTAAAAAATTCGCTTGAGAAAAACCTCCAGTAGCAAGTTCAAGTTCGGCATAGGTAAACCATCT
This sequence is a window from Apium graveolens cultivar Ventura chromosome 9, ASM990537v1, whole genome shotgun sequence. Protein-coding genes within it:
- the LOC141685856 gene encoding inactive protein kinase SELMODRAFT_444075-like isoform X2; this translates as MILQLHDVYDPNKINVKIKLLSVSPCGSVAAEAKRIQASWVVLDKHLKHEEKRCMEELQCNIVTMKKSQPKVLRLNLVGSPKKEPEADCQLACELNQTSMSEKRLKKNESLDSIRGPQVTPTSSPEVFTATEAGTSSVSSSDPSTSPFFIPDISKDLKKEQMLSEKYNRDLDEPSSDSDSEHMPTSSSSLRFQPWMKDIGNSQRLSSPNEEGSHSSRYHIQTSTMKALQEKFSKLDRKKTGHEGANYRPDLEFSGNVREAISLSRNAPLGPPPLCSICQHKTPAFGKPPRWFTYAELELATGGFSQANFLAEGGYGSVHRGVLPDGQAVAVKQHKLASSQGDREFCSEVEVLSCAQHRNVVMLIGFCIEDGRRLLVYEYICHGSLDSHLYGRHRDILEWPARQKIALGAARGLRYLHEECRVGCIVHRDMRPNNILITHDFEPLVGDFGLARWQPDGDTGVDTRVIGTFGYLAPEYAESGQITEKADVYSFGVVLVELVTGRKAVDLDRPRGQQCLTEWARPLLEENAIDELVDPKLMDKYLEDEVYCMLQAASLCISRDPQSRPRMSQVIRVLEGDTIMDSSHMSTPGHDTNNRSGRMYPSHHKHFSPALLKEALEGFSGKLSIDTAMSPAGEWDRGRRASCENAL